In the Flavisolibacter tropicus genome, one interval contains:
- the leuD gene encoding 3-isopropylmalate dehydratase small subunit, whose amino-acid sequence MQAIHTINSRFIPFVLENIDTDQIIPARFLKATTREGFGKNLFRDWRYINDDEGQPKADFILNNPNYTGEILVAGKNFGCGSSREHAAWSITDYGFKVVVSSFFADIFKNNALNNGLLPVRVTESFLQKIFEQNNESTLTVNLEKQTITIDATGEYEQFDINNYKKTCLLNGYDDIDFLLSIKENIEVFEKAAL is encoded by the coding sequence ATGCAAGCAATACACACGATAAATAGCCGTTTTATTCCTTTTGTTTTAGAGAATATAGATACAGACCAAATTATTCCGGCGCGTTTTCTAAAAGCCACCACCCGGGAAGGATTTGGCAAAAACCTATTCAGAGACTGGCGATATATAAATGATGATGAAGGCCAACCTAAAGCTGATTTTATTTTAAACAACCCTAACTATACTGGAGAGATATTGGTTGCCGGAAAAAACTTTGGTTGTGGTTCTTCCAGAGAGCATGCCGCTTGGTCTATAACTGATTATGGGTTTAAGGTTGTTGTTTCCAGCTTCTTTGCTGATATCTTTAAAAACAATGCGCTGAATAATGGCTTGTTGCCAGTAAGAGTTACTGAAAGCTTTTTGCAAAAAATCTTTGAGCAAAATAACGAAAGTACTTTAACGGTAAACTTAGAAAAGCAGACAATTACAATAGATGCTACAGGAGAATACGAGCAGTTTGACATCAATAACTATAAAAAAACCTGTTTACTAAATGGGTATGATGATATTGATTTCCTGTTAAGTATTAAAGAAAACATTGAAGTTTTTGAAAAGGCAGCCTTATAA
- a CDS encoding branched-chain amino acid transaminase, which translates to MYYNEETIIYYNGAFVKAIEANGNVYDQTLHYGYGVFEGIRAYDTANGVRIFKAQEHFDRMRFSCEAIGIPYPYSNAELIDISYEVLQRNNLSDAYLRPLVTCPPNMSLTKGRGAQLLIAAWEWGAYLGEKLLRLKTSSYRRISPKNFIVEAKVSGHYVNSILATQEAKDLGYDEALLLDMEGFIAEGPGANIFIEKDQTLYTPQLGSILPGITRATVIEISKELGIPVIEKQIRLEEVYNADSVFLCGTAAEIIGVESLDDQTFQKPWSESIGAVIKHAYKNLVLEKDYKNVHAH; encoded by the coding sequence ATGTACTACAACGAAGAGACGATCATTTACTACAATGGCGCGTTTGTAAAAGCCATTGAAGCAAACGGCAATGTGTATGATCAAACACTCCATTATGGATATGGTGTGTTTGAAGGCATACGTGCCTATGATACAGCAAATGGTGTAAGGATATTTAAAGCGCAGGAGCACTTTGACCGTATGCGGTTTTCCTGCGAGGCCATTGGTATTCCCTATCCTTACTCCAATGCTGAATTGATTGATATATCCTATGAGGTACTTCAGCGTAATAATTTGAGTGATGCGTATTTGCGTCCCTTAGTGACATGTCCTCCCAATATGTCCTTAACAAAAGGTCGGGGTGCGCAACTTCTTATTGCTGCCTGGGAATGGGGCGCTTATCTGGGAGAAAAGCTCTTGCGTTTAAAAACCTCTTCTTACCGACGTATTTCTCCTAAGAATTTTATTGTAGAAGCTAAGGTTTCTGGTCATTATGTAAACTCCATTCTTGCTACACAAGAAGCAAAAGATCTGGGTTATGATGAAGCCTTATTGCTAGATATGGAAGGCTTTATAGCTGAAGGCCCGGGTGCTAACATCTTTATAGAAAAAGATCAAACACTATATACACCCCAATTGGGAAGTATACTGCCAGGTATAACACGAGCTACTGTTATTGAAATTAGTAAAGAGCTCGGCATCCCAGTAATTGAAAAACAAATAAGGCTTGAAGAAGTATATAATGCTGATAGTGTGTTTTTATGTGGCACAGCTGCTGAAATCATAGGCGTTGAATCGTTGGATGATCAAACTTTTCAAAAGCCTTGGAGTGAATCTATAGGTGCTGTAATCAAGCATGCCTACAAAAACTTAGTTCTGGAAAAAGATTATAAAAACGTACACGCCCATTAG
- the ilvN gene encoding acetolactate synthase small subunit: MQKQEFTITVYTEDQIGLLNRIAIIFSRRKVSIDSINSSPSEIKGIYRFTIVIHETEEMVIKICRQIEKQVDVLKTYYNTSDEIVWQELALYKVPTDEVAEKVQVERLLRENGARAVVIRKDYTVFETTGHREETDALIKVLEPYGLIEFVRSARIAIIKNSNGFHEKLKEFEQLAPGPELVENEYLNKRNEVFDY; encoded by the coding sequence ATGCAAAAACAAGAATTCACAATAACAGTCTATACAGAAGACCAGATTGGTTTGTTGAACCGCATTGCTATCATCTTTTCTCGCCGTAAAGTGAGTATTGATAGTATCAACTCCTCCCCTTCTGAAATTAAAGGAATTTACCGCTTCACTATTGTCATACATGAAACAGAAGAGATGGTGATCAAGATATGTCGCCAGATCGAAAAGCAGGTAGATGTTTTAAAGACGTATTACAATACCAGTGATGAGATTGTATGGCAAGAATTAGCCTTATATAAAGTACCAACGGATGAAGTTGCGGAGAAGGTTCAAGTAGAGCGTTTGCTACGTGAAAATGGCGCACGTGCTGTAGTGATCCGTAAAGACTATACTGTATTTGAAACCACAGGCCACCGCGAGGAAACAGACGCCCTAATTAAGGTTTTAGAGCCTTATGGATTGATTGAATTTGTACGTAGTGCCCGTATAGCTATTATCAAAAACAGTAATGGCTTTCATGAAAAGCTTAAAGAGTTTGAACAGCTGGCACCGGGGCCTGAACTAGTAGAGAATGAGTATCTAAATAAACGAAACGAGGTCTTTGATTATTAG
- the ilvA gene encoding threonine ammonia-lyase, which translates to MTSANSHSIHFDYKTAQERLKPVVQRTPLVFSHSLSRRYQCQVYLKREDLQVVRSYKIRGAYNMISSLPAELLQQGVVCASAGNHAQGVAYSCKKLGVKGVIFMPVITPQQKVQQTKFFGESYVDIKLTGDTFDDCAEAAKQFASLNGMTFIPPFDAPKVIEGQATVGVEILEDLPTPDYLFVPIGGGGLCAGVGSYVKTISPKTKLVGVEPKGAPSMKAAIEAGHPITLTNIDRFVDGAAVKRVGDLTFSLCKTFLDEMHVVAEGKVCSTILKLYNEEALVVEPAGALSIAALDDYAAEIKGKKVVCVVSGSNNDIDRMQEIKERSLQYEGLKHYFLIRFAQRPGALKEFVNHVLGPTDDITRFEYVQKHNKETGPALVGIELQSREDYTLLITKLKKFQINYTELNNHDNLFGYIV; encoded by the coding sequence ATGACTAGTGCCAATAGCCATAGTATCCATTTTGATTATAAGACTGCACAAGAGCGATTGAAGCCAGTGGTACAGCGTACGCCACTGGTCTTCAGTCATAGCTTATCTCGCAGATATCAATGCCAGGTATATCTGAAACGTGAAGACCTACAGGTAGTACGTTCCTACAAAATACGTGGCGCTTATAACATGATCAGCAGCTTACCTGCTGAATTATTACAACAGGGTGTTGTGTGTGCCAGTGCTGGTAATCATGCACAAGGTGTTGCCTATAGCTGTAAAAAGCTTGGAGTAAAAGGTGTCATCTTTATGCCGGTAATTACACCACAACAAAAAGTCCAGCAAACCAAGTTCTTTGGTGAGAGCTATGTTGATATCAAACTAACCGGAGACACCTTTGATGATTGCGCAGAAGCAGCTAAACAATTTGCCAGCCTCAATGGCATGACCTTTATCCCACCTTTTGATGCACCTAAAGTAATTGAAGGGCAAGCAACGGTTGGAGTAGAAATACTGGAAGATCTGCCAACACCAGACTACTTATTTGTTCCCATTGGCGGTGGTGGATTATGTGCTGGTGTAGGTTCTTATGTTAAGACCATTTCTCCTAAAACCAAATTGGTTGGTGTAGAGCCCAAAGGCGCACCCTCTATGAAAGCGGCAATAGAAGCCGGTCATCCAATTACATTGACCAATATTGATCGTTTTGTTGATGGTGCAGCTGTAAAGCGTGTTGGCGACCTTACCTTCTCCCTTTGTAAAACATTCTTGGATGAGATGCACGTAGTTGCCGAAGGCAAAGTTTGCTCCACCATTCTAAAACTCTATAATGAAGAAGCACTGGTTGTAGAGCCTGCCGGTGCCTTATCTATAGCAGCGTTGGATGATTATGCAGCCGAAATTAAAGGCAAGAAGGTTGTATGTGTGGTCAGTGGCAGTAACAACGATATTGATCGTATGCAGGAGATCAAAGAACGTTCCCTGCAATATGAAGGCTTAAAGCATTATTTCCTGATCCGTTTTGCACAGCGGCCAGGCGCATTAAAAGAGTTTGTAAACCATGTACTAGGGCCCACTGATGATATCACACGCTTTGAATATGTACAGAAGCATAACAAAGAAACAGGGCCGGCCTTAGTGGGTATAGAGTTGCAATCCAGGGAAGATTATACATTGTTGATTACCAAACTCAAGAAGTTTCAGATCAATTACACTGAGTTGAACAATCATGATAATTTGTTTGGCTACATTGTTTAA
- the leuC gene encoding 3-isopropylmalate dehydratase large subunit: protein MGKTLFEKIWEKHVVRSIEGGPEVLYIDKHFIHEVTSPQAFAGLEKRGLKVFRPHQVVATADHNVPTQNQHLPIGDQLSRQQVNTLIENCKKHDIELYGLGHPFQGIVHVIGPELGITQPGMTIVCGDSHTSTHGAFGSIAFGIGTSEVEMVFATQCLLQSKPKLMRINIEGELGKGVVSKDVILYIISQISASGATGYFVEFAGSAIRALSMEARMTICNMSIEMGARGGMIAPDETTFEYLQGRQFTPTGERWESKKAQWQQLYSDADAVFNKEVNINAADIEPMITYGTNPGLGIAINGLIPALESIPEESERKNIIKALDYMGLQAGKALKGTPIQNVFIGSCTNSRIEDLRLVASIVKGRKKNEHVKVMIVPGSQQVAAQAKAEGLNKIFEEAGFEVRQAGCSACLGMNEDKVPAGEYCISTSNRNFEGRQGAGARTLLASPLTAAAAAITGVVTDVRELLS, encoded by the coding sequence ATGGGTAAAACATTATTTGAAAAGATTTGGGAAAAGCATGTGGTGCGCTCCATAGAAGGTGGACCAGAAGTGCTGTATATTGATAAACATTTTATACATGAAGTAACCAGTCCGCAAGCTTTTGCCGGGTTGGAAAAAAGAGGACTTAAAGTATTTCGACCTCACCAGGTGGTAGCTACAGCTGATCATAACGTACCTACTCAAAATCAACATTTGCCCATTGGTGATCAATTATCTCGCCAGCAAGTAAATACGTTGATTGAGAATTGCAAAAAGCACGATATAGAGCTATATGGCCTTGGACATCCATTTCAAGGAATAGTACACGTTATTGGACCAGAGCTTGGCATTACTCAACCTGGTATGACCATTGTGTGTGGTGATAGTCATACTTCTACCCACGGTGCGTTTGGATCAATAGCCTTTGGCATTGGCACCAGTGAGGTAGAAATGGTCTTTGCTACCCAGTGCTTGTTACAGAGCAAGCCTAAGCTAATGCGTATTAACATTGAAGGTGAGCTAGGTAAAGGCGTTGTTTCCAAAGATGTCATCCTTTATATCATATCGCAAATTTCTGCTAGTGGTGCCACTGGCTACTTTGTAGAATTTGCCGGATCTGCTATCCGCGCCCTTAGTATGGAAGCCCGCATGACCATCTGCAACATGAGTATAGAGATGGGGGCGCGCGGTGGCATGATTGCTCCTGATGAAACAACATTTGAGTACTTGCAAGGACGCCAATTTACTCCTACAGGCGAACGATGGGAGTCTAAAAAAGCTCAATGGCAACAATTGTATAGCGATGCTGATGCTGTCTTTAATAAAGAAGTTAATATCAATGCAGCGGATATTGAACCTATGATCACCTATGGTACCAACCCTGGATTAGGGATTGCAATAAATGGTCTCATTCCTGCATTGGAAAGCATCCCGGAAGAGAGCGAACGTAAGAATATAATTAAGGCGCTTGACTATATGGGATTGCAAGCCGGCAAAGCTTTGAAAGGCACTCCTATTCAGAACGTATTTATAGGAAGCTGTACCAATTCTCGTATTGAAGATCTTCGTTTAGTTGCTAGCATAGTTAAAGGCCGCAAGAAGAATGAGCATGTAAAAGTGATGATCGTACCTGGTTCTCAACAAGTAGCTGCTCAAGCTAAAGCAGAAGGTTTAAATAAGATCTTTGAAGAAGCTGGTTTTGAAGTTAGACAAGCTGGCTGCAGTGCCTGCTTAGGCATGAACGAGGATAAAGTGCCAGCCGGTGAGTATTGCATCTCTACCAGCAATCGCAATTTTGAAGGCCGCCAAGGTGCAGGTGCCAGAACTTTATTGGCCAGTCCTTTGACAGCTGCTGCTGCAGCTATTACAGGAGTTGTTACAGATGTACGTGAACTTTTAAGCTAA
- the ilvB gene encoding biosynthetic-type acetolactate synthase large subunit has translation MQTFDTVKAGSLEQVSLKTESISGSEAVLDAFLHEGVTTIFGYPGGAIMPIYDALYDYQDKLEHILVRHEQGAIHAAQGFARTSGKTGVVFATSGPGATNLVTGLADAMIDSTPLVCITGQVFAHLLGTDAFQETDIINITTPITKWNYQITDATEIPTVLAKAFFIACSGRPGPVLIDISKNAQLQKFDYKGYQKCEFIRSYRPKPFVRQEYVEQAADLINKAKKPLVVFGQGVILGKAEKEFQDFIEKAGLPAAWTIMGLSALPSGHPLNVGMLGMHGNYAPNVLTNECDVLIAVGMRFDDRVTGRLDKYAKQAKIIHLDIDPAEIDKNVKTTVSVWGDCKETLPLLIQLLNHNQHPEWLQTFKALEQKEIDACIQNELHPTGEQMTMGEVIDVLNELTEGKAVIVTDVGQHQMVACRYAQFNQSKSNITSGGLGTMGFALPAAIGAKFGAPNQTVIAIMGDGGVQMTIQELGTIMQSQVDVKLLILNNQFLGMVRQWQELFHGKRYSFVDIESPDFVQVAKGYGIPGQRVTARENLKEALKAMLEYKGAYLLEVMVGKENNVFPMVEAGTSVSEIRLK, from the coding sequence ATGCAAACCTTTGACACGGTAAAAGCAGGTAGTCTAGAACAGGTCTCACTTAAGACAGAAAGCATTAGTGGCTCAGAGGCCGTATTAGATGCCTTTCTTCATGAAGGTGTAACAACCATTTTTGGATATCCTGGCGGGGCTATCATGCCCATTTATGACGCTTTGTATGACTATCAGGATAAGCTGGAGCATATACTTGTACGACATGAGCAAGGGGCTATACATGCGGCTCAAGGATTTGCACGCACATCAGGAAAAACAGGTGTGGTGTTTGCTACTAGTGGTCCAGGTGCTACCAATTTAGTTACCGGATTAGCAGATGCTATGATTGATAGCACACCCCTAGTATGTATTACCGGACAAGTATTTGCTCATTTATTAGGGACTGATGCCTTCCAGGAAACGGATATCATCAACATTACCACGCCCATTACCAAATGGAATTATCAAATAACAGACGCAACTGAAATTCCTACCGTTTTAGCAAAAGCTTTCTTTATTGCCTGTAGTGGCAGACCAGGTCCTGTATTAATTGATATCTCTAAAAATGCCCAGCTTCAAAAGTTTGATTATAAAGGGTATCAAAAATGCGAGTTCATCCGCAGTTATCGTCCAAAACCATTTGTACGCCAGGAGTATGTAGAACAAGCTGCTGATTTAATTAATAAGGCCAAAAAACCGTTGGTTGTTTTTGGGCAAGGTGTTATACTGGGAAAAGCTGAAAAAGAGTTTCAAGACTTTATTGAAAAGGCTGGGTTACCTGCCGCTTGGACCATTATGGGATTAAGCGCATTGCCTTCTGGTCATCCATTAAATGTAGGCATGTTGGGCATGCACGGCAACTATGCTCCCAATGTTTTAACCAATGAATGCGATGTATTGATAGCCGTGGGAATGCGCTTTGATGATCGTGTTACCGGAAGATTAGATAAGTATGCCAAACAAGCCAAAATCATTCATTTAGATATTGACCCTGCTGAAATAGATAAGAACGTAAAGACAACTGTATCTGTTTGGGGAGATTGTAAAGAAACACTCCCTCTTTTGATCCAGTTGTTAAACCATAATCAACATCCTGAATGGCTACAGACTTTTAAGGCATTAGAGCAAAAAGAAATTGATGCCTGCATTCAAAATGAATTACATCCAACAGGCGAACAAATGACGATGGGTGAAGTGATTGATGTTCTAAATGAATTAACTGAAGGCAAAGCAGTTATAGTAACCGATGTTGGTCAGCATCAAATGGTAGCCTGCCGCTATGCACAATTTAATCAAAGTAAAAGCAACATTACTTCTGGTGGACTGGGTACAATGGGCTTTGCCCTTCCAGCCGCTATAGGTGCCAAGTTTGGAGCACCCAATCAAACAGTCATTGCCATAATGGGTGATGGCGGAGTACAAATGACCATTCAGGAGTTAGGCACTATCATGCAGAGCCAGGTAGATGTAAAACTGCTTATTCTCAATAACCAATTCCTTGGCATGGTGCGTCAATGGCAAGAGTTATTTCACGGCAAGCGTTACTCCTTTGTAGATATTGAAAGTCCCGACTTTGTACAAGTAGCCAAGGGTTATGGAATACCAGGCCAGCGAGTAACAGCAAGGGAAAATTTAAAAGAAGCCCTTAAAGCAATGCTGGAATATAAAGGGGCCTATTTATTAGAAGTAATGGTTGGAAAAGAAAATAATGTTTTTCCAATGGTAGAAGCTGGCACCAGTGTATCTGAAATACGATTGAAATAG
- the leuB gene encoding 3-isopropylmalate dehydrogenase, with amino-acid sequence MEKKIAVILGDGIGPEVTNQSLKVLNAIAERFEHHFEYTYGLMGADAIDKTGSPLPDETLAICLESDAILFGAIGDPKYDNDPTAKVRPEQGLLKLRKSLGLFANIRPVATFPSLHHLSPLKSDRLEDVDFVVYRELTGGIYFGEKKVDAAYTEASDLCSYNKSEIERISHHAFKATQQRKKHLTLVDKANVLETSRLWRKVVQEVAKQYPDVQVDYLFVDNAAMQLIVNPKQFDVMLTENMFGDILSDEASVITGSLGMLPSASVGATTALFEPIHGSYPQAAGKDIANPVGSILSTAMLLDHLGLFTEASLVRDAVAWTLESKFVTKDIDPINYYFTSTIGDLVSEYVAGRLPNDVNRINIELRKSTLI; translated from the coding sequence GTGGAAAAGAAGATAGCAGTTATACTAGGCGATGGAATTGGCCCTGAGGTTACTAATCAATCGCTTAAAGTTTTAAATGCAATTGCAGAACGTTTTGAGCATCACTTTGAATATACATATGGATTAATGGGGGCTGATGCTATTGATAAAACAGGTAGCCCATTACCAGATGAAACGCTGGCTATTTGCTTAGAGAGCGATGCTATCCTGTTTGGAGCTATTGGCGATCCTAAGTATGATAATGACCCAACAGCCAAAGTGCGTCCAGAACAGGGTTTATTAAAACTCAGAAAGTCGCTTGGTCTCTTTGCTAATATTCGTCCAGTGGCTACATTTCCATCACTGCATCATCTGTCGCCTTTGAAAAGCGATCGTTTAGAAGATGTAGATTTTGTAGTGTATCGTGAATTAACGGGAGGTATTTATTTTGGTGAAAAGAAAGTAGATGCTGCTTATACGGAAGCCTCTGACCTTTGTTCATATAATAAAAGTGAGATAGAGCGTATTAGTCATCATGCCTTTAAAGCCACGCAACAGCGAAAGAAACACTTGACGTTAGTAGATAAAGCTAATGTTCTTGAAACTTCTCGTTTATGGAGAAAAGTAGTACAAGAAGTGGCGAAGCAGTATCCCGATGTACAGGTAGATTATTTGTTTGTTGATAATGCTGCAATGCAGTTGATTGTAAATCCCAAACAATTTGATGTAATGCTTACTGAAAATATGTTTGGTGACATATTGAGTGATGAAGCCAGTGTAATTACTGGTTCATTAGGAATGTTACCTTCAGCATCAGTTGGTGCTACAACTGCCCTGTTTGAACCTATACATGGCTCTTACCCACAAGCAGCAGGCAAAGATATAGCCAACCCAGTGGGCTCTATTTTATCAACTGCCATGCTATTGGACCATTTGGGATTATTTACAGAAGCATCACTGGTACGTGATGCAGTAGCCTGGACATTAGAGTCAAAGTTTGTAACCAAAGACATTGATCCTATCAATTACTATTTTACATCAACTATAGGTGATCTTGTTAGTGAATATGTAGCTGGTCGCTTACCTAATGATGTAAATCGAATCAATATAGAGCTTAGAAAGTCCACCTTGATTTAG
- the ilvC gene encoding ketol-acid reductoisomerase yields the protein MAKLNFGGVEENVVTREEFPLVKAQKVLQNEVVAIIGYGVQGPGQALNQRDNGIHVIVGQRRNSKSWDKAVRDGFVPGETLFEIEEALERGTIICYLLSDAAQIQLWPTVKKHLTPGKALYFSHGFGITYNDQTGIVPPAEVDVFLVAPKGSGTSLRRMFLQGRGLNSSYAIFQDATGRAFERVIALGIAIGSGYLFETNFKKEVYSDLTGERGTLMGAIQGLFAAQYEVLRSKGHTPSEAFNETVEELTQSLMPLVAENGMDWMYANCSTTAQRGALDWWKKFRDATLPVFNDLYESVATGKEAAKSIESNSKPDYREKLEAELKELRESELWQAGKTVRSLRPENQDPAAKSENKLHKSTAKQKFSSTLYHD from the coding sequence ATGGCAAAATTAAATTTTGGTGGTGTTGAAGAGAACGTAGTAACACGCGAAGAGTTTCCACTTGTAAAAGCACAAAAGGTTTTACAAAATGAAGTAGTAGCTATTATTGGCTATGGCGTACAAGGTCCAGGACAGGCCTTAAACCAACGTGATAATGGTATTCATGTGATCGTTGGTCAAAGACGCAACTCAAAATCCTGGGATAAAGCCGTACGCGATGGATTTGTTCCTGGTGAAACGCTTTTTGAAATTGAAGAAGCTTTAGAGCGCGGTACCATCATTTGCTACCTGTTGAGTGATGCAGCCCAGATACAACTATGGCCAACTGTAAAGAAGCATTTAACACCTGGTAAGGCCCTTTACTTCTCTCACGGATTTGGTATCACTTACAATGACCAAACAGGCATAGTACCACCTGCAGAAGTAGATGTTTTCTTGGTGGCTCCTAAAGGCTCAGGAACCTCACTACGCCGTATGTTCTTACAAGGACGTGGATTGAATAGCAGCTATGCTATTTTCCAGGATGCTACTGGCCGTGCTTTTGAGCGTGTAATAGCATTAGGTATTGCAATTGGCAGTGGTTACCTGTTTGAAACCAACTTTAAAAAAGAAGTGTATAGCGACCTTACTGGTGAGCGCGGTACTTTAATGGGCGCTATTCAGGGATTATTTGCTGCCCAGTATGAAGTTTTACGTTCTAAAGGGCATACCCCTTCTGAAGCTTTTAATGAAACAGTAGAAGAGCTCACACAATCATTAATGCCATTGGTAGCAGAGAACGGAATGGATTGGATGTATGCTAATTGTTCTACAACAGCGCAACGTGGTGCACTGGATTGGTGGAAGAAGTTCCGTGATGCTACTCTTCCAGTTTTCAATGACCTTTATGAAAGTGTAGCTACTGGCAAAGAAGCTGCCAAATCCATTGAAAGCAATAGTAAGCCAGACTACCGTGAAAAGCTGGAAGCAGAATTAAAAGAACTGCGCGAAAGTGAACTATGGCAAGCCGGTAAAACAGTTAGAAGCCTACGTCCGGAAAATCAGGATCCTGCTGCTAAATCCGAAAATAAGTTGCACAAATCAACAGCAAAACAGAAGTTCTCTTCAACACTGTATCATGACTAG
- a CDS encoding 2-isopropylmalate synthase, whose product MAENKIFIFDTTLRDGEQVPGCKLNTNEKVELALELESLGVDIIEAGFPISSPGDYESVNQISKSIKDATICALSRAVQKDIEVAAEALRYAKRPRIHTGIGTSDFHIKSKFNSTREEILERAVQCVKWARRFTDDVEFYAEDAGRTENEYLAKVIEAVIAAGATTVNIPDTTGYCLPHQYGEKIAYLVNNVKNIDNAIISCHCHNDLGLATANSIAGVINGARQIECTINGLGERAGNTSLEEVVMVLKQHKNLGYFTDVKSQKLNPISRLVSETMRMPVQPNKAIVGANAFSHSSGIHQDGFLKDAQTYEIINPEEVGAEQSKIILTARSGRSALAYRFQKMGFQFTRNDVDSLYDSFLKVADAKKEVKEEDLLELANQYQKETVSVA is encoded by the coding sequence ATGGCTGAAAACAAAATCTTCATTTTTGACACTACATTACGAGACGGCGAGCAGGTACCTGGCTGTAAACTAAATACCAATGAAAAGGTAGAATTGGCATTGGAGCTGGAATCTCTAGGCGTAGATATAATTGAAGCTGGTTTTCCTATTTCCAGTCCTGGTGACTATGAATCGGTTAACCAGATATCAAAATCCATTAAGGATGCCACTATTTGTGCTTTAAGCCGGGCCGTACAAAAAGATATTGAAGTAGCGGCCGAAGCCTTACGTTATGCCAAGCGACCACGCATTCATACGGGTATTGGCACTTCGGATTTCCATATAAAAAGTAAGTTTAACTCAACTCGGGAAGAAATACTTGAAAGAGCCGTACAATGTGTAAAATGGGCTCGTCGCTTTACCGATGATGTGGAGTTCTATGCTGAAGATGCCGGCAGAACTGAAAATGAATATTTAGCCAAAGTAATTGAAGCCGTAATTGCTGCAGGTGCAACAACAGTAAATATTCCAGATACAACTGGTTATTGCTTACCGCATCAATACGGTGAAAAGATAGCCTACCTGGTAAACAACGTTAAGAATATTGACAATGCCATTATTTCTTGCCATTGTCACAACGACTTAGGGTTAGCGACAGCCAATTCTATTGCCGGTGTAATTAATGGTGCCCGTCAGATTGAGTGTACGATTAATGGGTTAGGTGAACGTGCTGGTAATACCTCTTTGGAAGAAGTGGTGATGGTACTGAAACAACATAAAAACCTTGGATATTTTACTGACGTAAAGAGTCAAAAGCTGAATCCAATCAGCCGGTTAGTATCAGAAACTATGCGTATGCCGGTACAGCCTAATAAAGCAATTGTAGGTGCCAATGCATTCTCCCACTCTTCTGGTATCCACCAGGATGGTTTTTTAAAGGATGCTCAAACCTATGAAATCATTAATCCAGAAGAAGTAGGTGCAGAGCAAAGTAAGATCATACTTACCGCCAGAAGTGGTAGAAGTGCTCTTGCTTATCGCTTTCAGAAAATGGGCTTTCAGTTCACTCGCAATGATGTAGACTCTTTATATGATTCATTCCTAAAAGTAGCAGATGCTAAAAAGGAAGTGAAAGAAGAAGACCTGTTAGAACTAGCCAACCAATATCAAAAAGAAACAGTCAGTGTAGCATAA